The sequence GTTTAGGGCCCTGCTCAAAGATTGAGCATATGTTAATGCTCCCTGACTGGCTAGTGGAACGGCTATCTCAAGCCGTAGACCTTGTCGAAACTTTTCTGCACATTTCTCGTCCGTGTCAACTAGATGCGGAGCATATCGCGAGAGCTGGTTAAACATTCGATCGTACTCAGTGACCGTCATATTTCCTTGTCGTAAATTCCAAAACTCATCTTGTTTCTTCTTTCTATAGCATCCAGGGATATATTTTTCATACAATCTTTCTTTAAAATCATTCCACGTGTACGCCTCCCATTGCTCGGGGGTCAAAGTTCGTTGCACCGATTCCCACCAGAATTCGGCCTCATCAACGAGTTGGAAAATTGCGCATGTGAGTTTCTCCCTATCCCCACAGCCAACATGGTTGAGTATTCTTTCAGTAGCTCTTACCCATCTCTCGGCATCCAGAGGATCACCAAGGCCATCAAAAGTTGGTGGATTATGCTTGCGAAACCTCTCTTCCACACTACGTTCTGGTATAACTCGTGGCACATGTTCTTCAGGATTAGGTCCTCTTCCTGCCATTCTGCATGTAATCAACAATGTTGGGcttcttcttcattcttctTAAAAATCTATGATACTAATGACCTAAAAATCTTTCTATTCTGAAACCAATATTGGTTGTCCATGAGTCACCTTTTTATGTGTCATGCTCTGATATTCTAACTTTCGTATTCCGATTTTCTATGCCTTATTCTTCTATGTTTCTACGTTTCTACCGTTCTATACTTTCTATGTTCTGTCATTCTATGTTCAGTGCTTTCATTGTATAGTCCTTTCTATTCTTAATCTGTTCATGTCTTCTAAAATTCGTTGGTTATAAAAATAGAAATCTAAAGACATCCTTCATCAGTTCATCAAGCGACTATAGTCTGTCATCATATCCTTTCTAGGTTCACATGTAATAACACGCATTGGTTGAATCATCTCATGGTAATAAATTGCATATTAATCATTTATGCAACATTTCCTCATTTCAAAACAAGTCGGGCACATACTTTTgtatgataaaatatttaaatctcaAATTCATGATCATATGCATGTCTAGTCTCAATAAATGTTAAGGTTCCATACATGTTGCGTTTCAGTGTACGGACGTCTCCATACATGATCCGCTTCAGTGTATGTTCAGTCACAATTCATATCAATGCATTCAATCTCAAAACACATCCATTCTTATTGCATGTTCAGTCTCAATACGTATATTCTATCTCAATGCATGTTCATCCTCAGTGCGTTTATAGTTTCAATACATGCTATGTTTCAATGCATGTTCAGTCTCAATACATGTTCCGTCTCAATGCATGTTTTGTCTCAGTGCATGTTCATTCTCAATGCGTGTCCCGTCTCTATGCATGTTCAGTCTCAATACATGTTCATCTCAATGCATGTTCAATCATAATGCATGTTCTATCTCAGTGCATATTCAATCTTAACATGTTTTATAACATATTCATTTGGTGCATGCATTTCAGTAAACATTTTGAAAACATGATTAACATACCTTGGTTGAGGGCAGTGTGACGACTAGCTGAGGGTTGCTGTATAAACTTTAAGAAGTCTAGAGATGTTAtcctagactcgacatcaatgAACTTGCGGTCTCAGAGCCAAGAActttcgctctgataccatctgTGACAGCCCTCATTCCCGGGAGAATAGGAAACGTGCTACTTAATGGGATTTCTAGACTTTGCTAGGATAAAATAGGTGATATGTCTTTAGATTTGGGTGACACATTCATAATAAAGGAATTTCGGAATTTAAGGATAATAAATACGACAACTTAGATAGAAATTCTCCCAACCAGGATCAAAAGTTCGGAGGTCTGAGACAACAAGATAACACTTCAAACTAGACATACATATATGCGAGGTTCAGTTGCTAGAAATGCGATTGCCAAAAGAGTTCATAATAATTAGGCTAAGA comes from Salvia miltiorrhiza cultivar Shanhuang (shh) chromosome 3, IMPLAD_Smil_shh, whole genome shotgun sequence and encodes:
- the LOC131018096 gene encoding uncharacterized protein LOC131018096; protein product: MAGRGPNPEEHVPRVIPERSVEERFRKHNPPTFDGLGDPLDAERWVRATERILNHVGCGDREKLTCAIFQLVDEAEFWWESVQRTLTPEQWEAYTWNDFKERLYEKYIPGCYRKKKQDEFWNLRQGNMTVTEYDRMFNQLSRYAPHLVDTDEKCAEKFRQGLRLEIAVPLASQGALTYAQSLSRALNIEAILPKEKENVSAQAPTQNYGKMKRKWEGGNEGNPGKMKQPWRGTQQQQGQAEGKPLCPTCQKNHYGECKIGSNDCFRCKQPGHFARDCPNNNRNMGIPQPQNLAPQRPNQVLIGNERPNQRQPARARAYALNQQQAVEAPEYLEG